In the Gammaproteobacteria bacterium genome, GCTAGCGACTCTTGCAGCTCGCTTGATGCTTGAGTTTGGCCTTTACGAACGGCTTTGTTATTTTTACGCTTTTCACTGCGAATTTGTTTGGCATTTTGCTTGTTGGCAAGCCCAGCCTTGAGTAATTGTTCTTGTAGTGATGCCATGAGTATTGGTGGTCCATATTGAGGATTTATCGCAGCATCATACCAATGCCAAGGGGAAAGTGCTAGCCAAGTGCAAGGCGAGTTATTGGCTAGTAACAGGCAAGTGTTAAAATGGGTTTATTACCGCATGGCTAAGTCGCTGTGTATCACCTAACGATTATCGGCTTAGCGGTATAATTGTTGCTGGTTGATGTAGCTAATAACATCCTGAGGCAATAAATACTGCGGACTTTTATTAGCCCCTATCAGTTGTTTTATTTGGCTTGAAGAAATAGCCAAGGGATAAGCTTCGTGAATCATAATGCGGCCGCAAAGTTGTTGCTGAAGTTGGTCACTATGGCGACAGCGATGTTTCGCGACTAATTCGGCTATTTCGCCGGTCTGCGGCAGTTGCCAGCCTGGTCGTTGGCTCACCACAATATGGCATAACGAGAGCAACTCTTGCCACCGATGCCATTTAGGCAAACTCAGTAAAGAATCCATGCCCATTAAAAAGCACAGCGGCGTATCGGGCAGTTCTTGGCGCAGTGCTTGCAATGCTAAGACCGAATATGATTTGCCGTCGGTATTAAGCTCTCGGGTATCTATCTCTATATTGGCACAATCGGCGGTGGCAAGCGTCAACATTTTCAGGCGTTGAACGTTGTTGGCACTGGGCTGTTTTTTGTGGGGCGGCACGCTATTTGGCATTAGATAGACATTGGCCAAGTTTAAATCTTGAGCAATGTCTAGTGCTGAGCGTAAATGACCAAAATGAATGGGATCGAAGGTACCACCCATGATGCCGACTGCTGGCGTTACCATCGTTGCAGCAATCGAGTATCGGCTTGAGAATAAACTAAAACTAGCTCGGTTAACAACGGCCAAGGCAGGCTAAAATTAATCTTAATCTCAAGGTCTATTTGTGCTAATAATTGGGCTATTTTCAACAAATGCTGTGCTGATAGTCGCTGCAGTGCATTTTGGTATAAATTTTGACGTGATTGCCAAATCCGTGCTTGCTGATATATTTTAGCTAACGACTGTTTTTGTTGTTGCTGCTGGTGTAATTGCTGTAACAGTTCGAACTCTTTATTAAAGGCCCAAAAAATAAGTTGTGGCTCGACGGCTTGCTGTTTCAGATGATTTAAAATCGCCAATGCTTTGTTAGCGCTGCCGTTAAGTAAAGCGTCTTGCAACTCAAACAGACTATAGCGTGCTTGATTAGTGGTGCGTTGCTTTAGGGTAGCAAGGTCGATTTGTTGTTGGCCAAGTTGTAATGACAGCTTTTCCAATTCTTGATCTGCTGCTAATAAATTACCTTCGAACAGTCGGCTAAATTGAGCCTGGGCATCAGGGGTTAAATTTAACCGGTGATGACTTAATCTGCGGTTAACCCAGTGATTAAATGCTTGACCTTGCGGTTGATTTATGACGACGAACAGTCCAGCTTGGCTTAATTGCTTAAACCATTTAGCTTTTTGAACATCTTGTCCGGCTTTGGGGCCGTGAATCAACAAGATAGTATCGGGGCTGGCATTCTCAATAAAAGAGATCAGGGCTTTACTGCCATCTTGGCCGGGTTTTATGGTGGTTAATTCTAATTCTATTAATTGACGACTGCTAAATAGCGATAGATTTTGACCGGCCTGGGTTAACTCGTTCCAGCTAAATCCGGGTTGTTGACTTAAGCAGATCCTTTCGCTAAATCCAGCATTGTCACAGGCTTGACGGATGTCACTGAGCGCTTCTTTTTTTTGGAGCGGTTCATCGCCAAAGACCAGATAACATGGGACCAACTGTTTTAGTTGGTTAGCCAATTGATTGGCGTATATTTGCATGATTTATTACTTTAGTTTACTTGTTTGATACGGCTGAGCTGGCGCACGATTTGTTCGGCGGCTTGAGCCCGCATTTCGGTCTTAATGAGTGCCATTTCACGGCTTTTCGCTTGCGCTGATTGTGGATCGTCCAGATAATCTCGGCGCATCTGAATTGAAAACTGCTGTGGTGGTTGTCGTGGCAATATTAATTGATAGTTGACGCTATATGTTAGCTCGTATTCAGCAACCTGACCCGATGAAAATAACGAAAGCGTACTACTCGTTAATGAATCTGATGATAATTTCAAGATTGGCAGAGACGGATCATCGATTAATGCGACTTGATAGCGACGTAATTTAGTGGTGACTAACCGAGTTAATTCGCCGTATTGATCACTGCTTTGCAATTTCAATTGTTTTAAATTGTTGGGTAATTGGTAATTACCTTGGAGTTTAAAGCCACAACCTTGGATAATTAAGCTAAGGAGTAATGTAACTACTAGGTGGGATAACTTTATTTTCATTGCTTAGTAACCTCAAAAAATAACAAGGCCAGCACAGTAGTAAATACCGTGCTAGCCCTAGATTTACTGGTTAAATTTTAATCGCTTAATTAGCAACGATATTAACTAGTTTGCCCGGGATATAAATGACTTTACGCACGGTTTTGTCCGCCGTAAAGCGCAGCACCAATTCGTTACTTAGTGCTAGTTGTTCCACTTCATCTTTAGCAATGTCT is a window encoding:
- the nadD gene encoding nicotinate-nucleotide adenylyltransferase — translated: MVTPAVGIMGGTFDPIHFGHLRSALDIAQDLNLANVYLMPNSVPPHKKQPSANNVQRLKMLTLATADCANIEIDTRELNTDGKSYSVLALQALRQELPDTPLCFLMGMDSLLSLPKWHRWQELLSLCHIVVSQRPGWQLPQTGEIAELVAKHRCRHSDQLQQQLCGRIMIHEAYPLAISSSQIKQLIGANKSPQYLLPQDVISYINQQQLYR
- the holA gene encoding DNA polymerase III subunit delta; translated protein: MQIYANQLANQLKQLVPCYLVFGDEPLQKKEALSDIRQACDNAGFSERICLSQQPGFSWNELTQAGQNLSLFSSRQLIELELTTIKPGQDGSKALISFIENASPDTILLIHGPKAGQDVQKAKWFKQLSQAGLFVVINQPQGQAFNHWVNRRLSHHRLNLTPDAQAQFSRLFEGNLLAADQELEKLSLQLGQQQIDLATLKQRTTNQARYSLFELQDALLNGSANKALAILNHLKQQAVEPQLIFWAFNKEFELLQQLHQQQQQKQSLAKIYQQARIWQSRQNLYQNALQRLSAQHLLKIAQLLAQIDLEIKINFSLPWPLLTELVLVYSQADTRLLQRW